A stretch of Acropora muricata isolate sample 2 chromosome 7, ASM3666990v1, whole genome shotgun sequence DNA encodes these proteins:
- the LOC136922477 gene encoding probable G-protein coupled receptor CG31760: MLLVHLVVNALCVILPWSQRIAEGEMFNIEDYSVDNPHREPLADNRPAVFNMDAREALKAIEQVYNENIDCETMLATRNIKLLGIKYKNSVFTRQANIGIRSANLVSDLLPTGSAKSLNFSDGMVLRTHPEVLYAMVRNNLEHDPLIVGSALVLDNNSFINNSFYAPYAYRNSEDSFIKITDWSANWGYVHEAFMKFMRQKSLNRAFPTRSTYFFQENKADKRMNLTHHFVESIDGLWSRPYFECSTLKAWVITYSSPILGNWDKKGNVSFMGVGTIDIALTNVDINQCDKTRGGIFQFEIFAGTHNCKNETTQCTFVSGLGFRAGSYKCVCKPGYYFPNVTAREKYFNGSVIEAEAADQKASYYSNPDSFQCLKCQPGCKTCKDSSPCIVTMDWPLRKALMGLTAVSIVGAIGIMAFVIHFRELKVVKTASPQFLVIILLGCILQYCEMLIEYPGSRNLFCIMRLWFRHIGFGLGFTSLLLKTWRISVIYRVKSAQKIKLTDRQLSQRLAPILALYIVYLLAWSLAKPSHAIEMKMTGGLRFEECSVDWWDHAILIFEMLFLLWGIHLCYKVRKAPSAFNERKFIRWSIYNLTVVTLLLKITRYEVCDVIVSRCHDFASSARNRS; encoded by the exons ATGCTTCTCGTACACTTGGTGGTAAACGCTTTATGTGTTATATTGCCTTGGTCTCAACGCATCGCTGAAGGAGAAATGTTCAACATCGAAGATTATTCAGTCGATAACCCTCATCGTGAGCCTTTAGCGGATAATCGCCCAGCCGTTTTCAACATGGATGCCCGAGAAGCCTTAAAGGCAATTGAACAAGTTTACAATGAAAACATCGATTGCGAAACCATGCTAGCAACACGGAACATCAAGCTTCTCGGAATTAAATACAAGAATAGTGTTTTTACTCGTCAAGCTAACATTGGAATACGCTCGGCCAATCTCGTATCCGATCTACTTCCGACGGGCTCGGCAAAATCGTTGAATTTTTCCGATGGCATGGTGCTACGGACCCATCCCGAAGTACTGTACGCTATGGTCCGAAATAATCTTGAACACGATCCTCTCATTGTTGGCTCGGCGCTTGTGTTGGATAATAACAGCTTCATTAACAATTCATTTTATGCTCCGTACGCCTATCGCAATTCAGAAGACTCTTTTATCAAAATCACAGATTGGTCGGCCAATTGGGGCTACGTCCATGAAGCGTTTATGAAGTTTATGCGCCAGAAATCGTTGAACCGAGCGTTTCCAACCCGATCGACATATTTCTTTCAAGAGAACAAAGCTGACAAACGAATGAATCTCACGCATCACTTTGTTGAGTCCATTGACGGGTTGTGGAGTCGGCCTTACTTCGAGTGCTCCACTCTTAAAGCCTGGGTCATAACGTACTCTTCTCCAATCTTGGGAAACTGGGACAAGAAAGGAAATGTCTCCTTCAT GGGTGTGGGCACAATTGACATAGCTCTAACGAATGTGGACATCAATCAATGCGATAAAACACGCGGAGGTATATTTCAGTTCGAAATTTTCGCGGGCACTCATAACTGCAAGAATGAGACCACACAG tgcaCTTTCGTCAGTGGTCTTGGTTTTCGAGCTGGTTCCTACAAGTGCGTGTGTAAGCCTGGTTACTACTTTCCTAACGTCACAGCTCGTGAGAAATACTTCAATGGCTCTGTAATTGAGGCTGAAGCTGCTGACCAAAAAGCCAGCTACTACTCTAACCCAGACTCTTTTCAATGCCTGAAGTGCCAACCCGGTTGTAAGACATGTAAAGATAGTTCACCGTGCATCGTGACCATGGACTGGCCTCTGAGGAAGGCACTGATGGGTTTAACAGCTGTTAGTATCGTAGGTGCTATTGGAATAATGGCATTTGTAATTCACTTTCGCGAACTCAAG GTAGTTAAAACTGCAAGCCCACAATTCcttgttattattttgttggGATGCATTTTGCAGTATTGTGAG ATGTTAATCGAATACCCGGGATCCAGGAACCTCTTTTGCATCATGCGTCTTTGGTTTCGCCACATTGGCTTTGGACTTGGTTTCACGTCTTTGCTCCTTAAAACCTGGAG AATTTCTGTGATTTATCGTGTTAAGTCTGCACAGAAGATAAAACTCACCGATCGGCAACTTTCACAGCGCCTCGCTCCGATTCTTGCTTTGTACATTGTGTACTTGCTGGCCTGGTCTCTGGCTAAGCCGAGTCACGCGATAGAGATGAAGATGACAGGCGGGTTGAGGTTTGAAGAGTGTTCTGTGGATTGGTGGGACCACGCCATTTTGATTT TTGAGATGCTGTTTCTCCTCTGGGGAATTCACTTGTGTTACAAAGTGAGGAAGGCGCCGTCTGCGTTCAATGAGCGCAAATTTATCAGATGGTCAATCTACAATTTAACAGTGGTGACACTGCTTTTGAAGATCACCAGGTACGAAGTTTGCGATGTCATAGTATCGCGTTGCCATGATTTTGCATCTAGCGCGAGGAATCGCTCGTGA